CGCCACCGGGGTCACCATCGACGAGCTGCCCATCACCCCGGAGCGAGTGCTCATGTCCCTGAAACGTAAAGGTCTGGGGAAGTAGGGGGGAGTCATGGAGCGGGCCGCCAAACCGACCTGCCGCCGGGGAGCCGAGAAACCCCGGGTACGGCCGGTGCGCTTCGAGCTCTACGGCGAGGAGATCGTGGAGAAGCAGGTGGCGGCCAGCGGCAAGAGCGGACGGGTATACCTGCCCGTGGAGTGGCTGGGCAAGAGGGTGAAGATAATCAGGGTGAATTGATAGGGAGGGCATGACTCAGTCGCCTTTTGAGCGGGGGCAATTTCTTAAGCCATTTCCCACGTGCCGCCTGTGTCTGGAAGAGCTGACCAATACCGCGGCGGAGCTGGCTGCCGGAGACGACCCTGAACTGCGCCGCCGGGCTCAAACGGCGGCAAGGGCGGCACTGGGGCAAAGCGAAGGCCCGCGCCTGTCCTCGCCCGAGGTGGCCAACCGCATCCTGCGCGCCATTCGGCAAGAGACCGGAGTCCAGGACCCCTACCAGGACTTCAAGGCCAAGGAGCAGGCCACCGGCAAGCAGGTCGCCGCCCGGGCGCGGAAGCTGATAGGCGCCGACCTGGAGTCCCTGGTCAAACTGGCCGCCCTGGGCAACAGCCTGGACTTTTTCAAGCCGCCGCACGAGGCCATGGCCGAGGTGGAGCGCAACCTCGCCGCTGGGGTGGAGTTGCATCGCAACGACATCCCCCGTTTAGATCAGTTCTTGGCCCAAAAGCGCGGGACGGCCCTTTACCTCACCGACAACTCGGGCGAGATATTCTTCGACCTGCCGCTGTACCAGCACCTGGCCCGCCATTTTGAACGGGTGGTCCTGGTGGTCAAGGGAGGCCCGGCCCTCAATGATCTCACCCGGCTTGACTTGCGAGCCTCCGGTCTCATGCCGATGTTCCCCCATCTGGCCGACACCGGAGTCGATGGCGCCGGGGTGGAATGGAACCTGGCCTCCCAGGAGTTCAAGGAGCTGGTGGCCCGGGCCGATCTGATCGTAGCCAAGGGCATGGCCAACTTTGAAACGCTATGCCCCCTCAACCTGCCCGGTCCGTTTTTTCATATATTCCGCGTCAAATGCCAGCCCATGCGCGATTATTTGCACGCTCCTCCAGAAAGCCATTGGGCCCTGTGGCGCGAGGCCGGCACGGCCTGCCAAGCTCCGGAATCCGAGCCCTAGCCCGCATATTTTCTGAGGATTGGGCGGCAATGAGCGGCGAACCTGTATTCATGGGGCCTTTATAAAAAGGCGCCAGGGTGATTGGGATCATGCGGGCTGGCAGCCTGGAGGGGGGGTAGGGGAGATGGTTATGGGGGACGATCCGCGGGTTCTTTTGTTGGCCACCATGGACACCAAAGGCAACGAGGCCATTTTTGTGCGCGACTGCCTGTGCGGGGCCGGTGCGGCGGTGCGAGTCATGGACGCGGGCATACGGGGCCAAAGCCCGGTTCCCGTGGACATAAGCCGGGAGCAGGTGGCCTCCGCCGCCGGGACCACCTTGGAGCAGGTGCAGAAGGTGGGGCACGAGGGGAAGGCCCTGGACTTCATGATCGCGGGGGCTACCACCCTGGCCAAGCAGGCCTATGAAAGCGGCGAAATCGCCGGGGTACTGGCCCTGGGAGGGTCCATGGGCACCACTTTGGGCACGGCAGTGATGCGCGTTTTGCCTCTGGGCGCACCCAAGGTGATGATCTCCACCATGGCCTCGCGGGACACCCGGGCCTTTGTGGGCACCAAGGACATCATGATGCACCACGCGGTCTGCGACCTGGCGGGCCTCAACCGCATCACCCGTATGGTGCTGCGCAACGCGGCCCTGGCCATGGCCGGCATGCTGCGGGCCGGGCCCCAAGAGACCGCCCCGGTCCGCCCCTTGGTGGCCCTGTCCACCCTGGGCACCACCGAGGCCTGCGCCCAACTGGTCCGGGCGCGTCTGGAGCAGGCCGGCTTCGAGGTGGTGATCTTCCACACCGTTGGCTCAGGTGGCCAAGCCATGGACGAGTTCATTGCCAGCGGCCAGGTCGACGCAGTGGTGGATCTATCGCTTCACGAACTGGCCGACCATGCATTTGGCGGCGATTATGACGCCGGGCCGGAACGGGCCAAGGTGGGCCTGTCCCGGGGCCTGCCCACCGTTCTGATCCCGGGCAACATCGATTTTCTGGTAACCGGCCCCATGCATCATGCCGAGCGGCGCTTTCCGGGGCGCCAGTATCACGCGCACAA
This region of Desulfarculaceae bacterium genomic DNA includes:
- a CDS encoding DUF2080 family transposase-associated protein, with product MERAAKPTCRRGAEKPRVRPVRFELYGEEIVEKQVAASGKSGRVYLPVEWLGKRVKIIRVN
- a CDS encoding DUF89 family protein, translated to MTQSPFERGQFLKPFPTCRLCLEELTNTAAELAAGDDPELRRRAQTAARAALGQSEGPRLSSPEVANRILRAIRQETGVQDPYQDFKAKEQATGKQVAARARKLIGADLESLVKLAALGNSLDFFKPPHEAMAEVERNLAAGVELHRNDIPRLDQFLAQKRGTALYLTDNSGEIFFDLPLYQHLARHFERVVLVVKGGPALNDLTRLDLRASGLMPMFPHLADTGVDGAGVEWNLASQEFKELVARADLIVAKGMANFETLCPLNLPGPFFHIFRVKCQPMRDYLHAPPESHWALWREAGTACQAPESEP
- a CDS encoding Tm-1-like ATP-binding domain-containing protein; translated protein: MGDDPRVLLLATMDTKGNEAIFVRDCLCGAGAAVRVMDAGIRGQSPVPVDISREQVASAAGTTLEQVQKVGHEGKALDFMIAGATTLAKQAYESGEIAGVLALGGSMGTTLGTAVMRVLPLGAPKVMISTMASRDTRAFVGTKDIMMHHAVCDLAGLNRITRMVLRNAALAMAGMLRAGPQETAPVRPLVALSTLGTTEACAQLVRARLEQAGFEVVIFHTVGSGGQAMDEFIASGQVDAVVDLSLHELADHAFGGDYDAGPERAKVGLSRGLPTVLIPGNIDFLVTGPMHHAERRFPGRQYHAHNAAITVVNSQTEELVKMAAVLGDLRAGASGPVEVMIPAKGLSAFGAEKGPFHDPGNMTTFIEAVQSHLGEKATILPWHVNDQEFGLAVTEALLRLLGHENNNLPSGSIV